The Cyclobacterium amurskyense genome contains the following window.
AGAATGTTGAACAAAGTAAAAATCGAGATTTTGTAGAGGGGGATCCTATGGCCATTTTAATGGTTGAGTTTAGAGGGAAAACCATTGAGGAGGCAAAAGCAAAAGGAGCAGTATTTATCGAATCGCTTAAAAAGGTGGATCTCGGTTATGCGTTTCCTATAATAGGCCCTGAACGAACAAGCAGCGCCTGGGAGTTGAGAAGTGCAGGTTTGGGATTGTTAGCGAATATTCCAGGTGATAAGAAAGCTGTTGCTTGTATCGAGGACACTGCTGTAGATATTGATGATTTGGCAGATTATATTGATGATTTTGCGAAACTGATCGCAGAATTTGGCCAACAATCTGTTTATTATGCTCATGCAGGAGCTGGTGAAATTCACCTAAGACCCATACTTGACCTTAAAAAGTCAAAAGATGTTGATGAATTTTATAAAATAAGTGAAGCCAGTGCCAAACTGGTGAAAAAATACAATGGTTCTTTAAGTGGTGAGCATGGTGATGGTAGGCTAAGGGCTGCTTTTATTCCTTTAATGGTAGGGCAGGAAAACTATGATCTATTTAAGCGGGTAAAAGCCAAATGGGACCCCAAAGGCATTTTTAATCCGGGAAAAATAGTAGATGCTCCCCCTATGAACTCCTCATTGAGGTATGAGGCTGATTTGCCTAAAAAAGAACATAAAACTAAGTTTGATTTTAGCCATGTAGGAGGAATACTTCCTATGGCTGAAAAATGTAATGGTTCAGGGGATTGCAGAAAACTCCCCAATTCTGGAGGAGGAACCATGTGTCCAAGTTATCAGGCGACCCGATATGAAAAAGACACCACACGTGGTAGAGCCAATACTTTACGTGAATTTTTGACAAATAGTGAGAAGCAAAACCCTTTTGATCATCCAGAAATTAAGGAAGTAATGGACCTTTGTCTCTCTTGCAAGGGCTGTACTTCAGAATGTCCTTCTAACGTAGACATGGCCACGATAAAGGCTGAGTTTCAATACCAATACTATAAATCCAACCCAGTTCCTTTGAGATCAAAGGCGTTTACTCATATAAATTCACTGAATGAATTGGGTAGTATGGTTCCAGGCATTGCCAACTTCTTTTTGTCCAATGGATTTACAGGTAGTTTGATGAAAAAGATGCTTGGGGTAGCACCAGAAAGGCATTTGCCTGAGTTGAGTCCTCAATCTTTACGAAAATGGTACAAGAAAAATTATTCAAGATTGACGGGTAAACCGGTTATAAAATCTGTTTATTTTTTCTGTGATGAATTTACCAACCACAATGATACGGCTACAGGTATTAAGGCCATTAAGCTGCTAAGGCATTTAGGTTATGAGGTAAAGATGGTCGACCATGTGGAGAGTGGAAGAGGAGCCATGTCTAAAGGCTTACTTGATCATGCGCAAAAAATGGCGGACAAAAACGTTGAAATATTTTCCTCTTTAATTAGTGCAGAAAGTCCACTTTTGGGCATAGAGCCTTCAGCCATTCTAAGCTTTAGAGATGAATATCCGAGACTTGTAAGTGCTAACTTGAAAGAAAAGGCAAAATCTATAAAGTTTCATTGTGAGTTGGTAGACGAGTTTTTGGCCAAAGAGGCCATTGCGGGCAATATAAAACCAGAAAGCTTTACTAAGGAAAAGCGTCAGATAAAATTACATGGGCATTGCCATCAAAAAGCGTTATCCTCAGTTAATTATTCCAAGAAAATACTTGAATTGCCAGAGAACTACCAAGTGAGCGTAATCCCTTCAGGTTGCTGTGGGATGGCCGGTTCATTTGGCTACGAAAAAGAGCATTATGAATTAAGTATGCAGATTGGAGAAATGGTTTTATTTCCAGCTGTCAGAAAAGCTGCTGAAGGTGATTTGATTGCTGCACCCGGTACAAGTTGTCGCCATCAGATCGCAGATGGGACAGGAAAGAAAGCAAACCACCCGGTTGAGATTCTATTTGCTGCCGCTGGATTGAAAGATTGATACCAAATTGTAAATGGCTGAACCACTTTAAGTTCGGCCATTTTTTTTTGGATTATTTACAGGCTTATCAAATTGAGACCATGGGATGGATGTCTATTTTTTGATTAAAAGGGCTTATACTTTTGGGGATGATTTTCCATTTATTTAGGGTGATTAGCAGTCCTATTTATAAATTTGCTTAATTCAAAGTTTCTGCTGTACAAATACCCTTTTGCTGTTTAGAAGTTTGTTAGGCCTTATGCATTTTTATCTTTGATTTATGTTCAAAATCAATTTATTTATTTCCTTACGCTGGTCCATATTTATTATTGATGGATCCCCACATTAAGTACAGAAAATAGCTTGATATATTAATGTATTTTATTGACAGGTACCAAATAGCCGTCACTAATACCATTGTCATAATACCCCTTGTATGAAAATTATATTTTAGCTATAATTGAAAACTTTATTATCAAAAACCCAAAATGAACCCTTTAACTAGCAATAATCCTTCTATGGATTCCAATTATTATTGGGATTTGTTAATGAAAGGCAACCGTCAGGGACTTGAGGGGCTTTACAAAGAATATATTGTGACACTTTTTAATTATGGCATAGCACTGTCAAAGGATGAAAACTTTATTCAGGATTGTATACAAGAGGTATTTATAGATTTATGGAAATATCATAAATCCTTAGGTAAAGCTGTCCATGTAAAGGCCTATCTCCTAAGGGCTCTATCGCATAAAATTTTCAGGGAAAATCAACAGAAAACCAAATTACTTACGGTGGAGTGGAAGGATGGAATTGACAATACTATTGTCGTTGAATCTATAGAAAGTGAATTGATCGATATCCAACGAGAGAAGGGGCT
Protein-coding sequences here:
- a CDS encoding FAD-binding and (Fe-S)-binding domain-containing protein; the encoded protein is MSKTKTDSPLLSQLSLELDGELHYDSLMKTLYATDASVYRSLPTAVALPKSPSDIKKLIHFANSNNLSLIPRTAGTSLAGQCVGDGIVVDVSKYLNKIIEFNKDEGWVRVQPGVVRNELNNYLKEYGYFFSPITSTATRAMIGGMVGNNSCGTTSIVYGSTREHVLELKVLLSDGSEAVFKSMTESDFELKCKQENLEGELYRHVKEELSRPEIQKNIREHFPKESIHRRNTGYALDYLLESQLFSDKDAPFDFCKLLCGSEGTLAITTEIKIHLDPLPDPFDIVVAAHFETIHDSMKAAQVAMKEKPTAVELMDKNILDCTKENVEQSKNRDFVEGDPMAILMVEFRGKTIEEAKAKGAVFIESLKKVDLGYAFPIIGPERTSSAWELRSAGLGLLANIPGDKKAVACIEDTAVDIDDLADYIDDFAKLIAEFGQQSVYYAHAGAGEIHLRPILDLKKSKDVDEFYKISEASAKLVKKYNGSLSGEHGDGRLRAAFIPLMVGQENYDLFKRVKAKWDPKGIFNPGKIVDAPPMNSSLRYEADLPKKEHKTKFDFSHVGGILPMAEKCNGSGDCRKLPNSGGGTMCPSYQATRYEKDTTRGRANTLREFLTNSEKQNPFDHPEIKEVMDLCLSCKGCTSECPSNVDMATIKAEFQYQYYKSNPVPLRSKAFTHINSLNELGSMVPGIANFFLSNGFTGSLMKKMLGVAPERHLPELSPQSLRKWYKKNYSRLTGKPVIKSVYFFCDEFTNHNDTATGIKAIKLLRHLGYEVKMVDHVESGRGAMSKGLLDHAQKMADKNVEIFSSLISAESPLLGIEPSAILSFRDEYPRLVSANLKEKAKSIKFHCELVDEFLAKEAIAGNIKPESFTKEKRQIKLHGHCHQKALSSVNYSKKILELPENYQVSVIPSGCCGMAGSFGYEKEHYELSMQIGEMVLFPAVRKAAEGDLIAAPGTSCRHQIADGTGKKANHPVEILFAAAGLKD
- a CDS encoding RNA polymerase sigma factor; translation: MNPLTSNNPSMDSNYYWDLLMKGNRQGLEGLYKEYIVTLFNYGIALSKDENFIQDCIQEVFIDLWKYHKSLGKAVHVKAYLLRALSHKIFRENQQKTKLLTVEWKDGIDNTIVVESIESELIDIQREKGLQIKLANALDKIPLRQKQAIHLLFFEQLSYEEVSKLMGINLRSVYTIAWKAIANLKKHIVSGISILVFLTLLQFY